A stretch of DNA from Chanos chanos chromosome 11, fChaCha1.1, whole genome shotgun sequence:
AAACGAAGAGGGAATCCCAATAAATACGTAATGAAGTAAACATTACCTCATACGATTAATAGTTCATAAGAAAACAGAGCCACGCGCAGACCGACTGCAACAGAAATGTGGCAACAAATCCCACCCAAGGCAAAcatttcaatctctctctctctctctctctctctctctctctctctctctagtctctCTGTATCTACAGAGTGAAAGGTTTATGACATTGAGATCACATCCTACGGTAATACATCCCATcaataaacactgtcattttGTCAACCTTTCCCTGTGTCtgtagattttgtttttttttaattcagtttttaaatgatagAGGTGGATTTAATAGATAACACGACAGATAAAAACTGATGTAAGAGTGACATATAAATCAATAATTTACAAGATGTTATTTTGTCATAATCTAATTATAGCAGACAGAAAAagtgaccgctgtgacgtcctTTATTTGGAAAAGGACTTTGAATTAACGTCAGATTGCACTGCGACATGCTGAGAGAGAACACGACATAAATAAACCATTAAAACACAATGCCAGCTTCTCTGAATCCCTTTCGAATTTTTTTCCTcgggtttactacttgttcatTAGTGTTTAATTGTCAATTAATATATTAtacagattatttttttctttgaaattacTAAAAAATACCGTAGTCGTAATGTATTCGATTGAGGCTTTGCTAAGTCATAAATTCATGGACAGTTAAAAAAAGGTGAAACATAGCAAGTGGGGGAAAACAAATGGTCTTACTTGCTGTGTCAAACGATCCTTTACAAGATCCAACATCCTCTTTGCGCGAGACGCCACAgtgctttgtgtttctctctttctctctcttttttgttttctttttagtcAGTCTGTTCGAAAAGTCATGATGTGTTCTGTTTCAAAGCACAAGTTGTTAATGATTGAAGTCTGAGataagaaatattttacaaattgTCTCTAAACAGTTTTTGGAGAAGTCTCTCGACCTTctgtcgtgtttttttttttctctttctttcattcttttttttttatacagcaAGTTTGAAGCAGCTAGACACATGCAGAGTACTTCATACGTTTTTGTTTCTGTCGCTGATTGCAAAACCAGACCCGAACCACATTCTTTTTCAGATCCAGCTTCTCTGCAATGGCGGCGATTTTTTCTGAGGAGGGACGGGGCTGGATGGCGAAGTAAGCCTCCAGTGACCTCTTCTCCGGGGCAGCGATGGAGGTGCGCTTTCGTTTCTTCTCGGCGCCGTTGAAAAGCTCGGGTTTGTTGAGTTTCTCTCGGTGCGACTTTTCTGCCTCTTCCAGCCAAGCTTGCAGGATCGGCTTCAGAGCGATCATATTGTTGTGGGACAACGTGAGAGACTCGAATCGGCAGATGGTGCTCTGGCTAAGAGATCCGACGCCGGGGATCTTCAGGTTGGCCAGCGCTGCCCCCACATCCGCCTGGGTCACGCCGAGTTTGATCCGTCGCTGCTTAAAGCGCTCAGCAAAGGCTTCCAAGTCCCTTGGATCAGCGTCCACGTCGCTCATACAGCCCATGTGGGACGGAAGCCCGTGGGCGTGGGCCATGTTTATGGCTGCCTGGTGCATGTGGTTCATGCCCGCCATGTGTGCTGGGTGCGCAGGCGTGGAGACCACCGATCCGTCCGGCCCTGCCATGGCCCCTGCGAGCGCCAGTCCCGGAGTGATATGATCCAGCAGGTCTCCCTCCAGCGCCTGGTGCggttgatgatgatggtgatggtggtggtgatgatgtcCGGCCAAGGCGGACGGATGCGAAATAGgcgaagaggaggaagaggaggtgcaGGGTAAAGTGTTCATGGTGTGATAAGTCGCGTCCGGCTTGAAGGGGCTATGATGaggtgggtggtggtggtggcttTTGGTCTGCGAGACTATATCCACAGCCGCCAGAGCTTCCGCGCGGGCCAGCAAGCTCTCATCCAAGCCGCCGAATATATTGCTCTGCAATTGCAAATAGAATGCACACATAACCGTCAGTAGGGAATTGCGAGCTGCGCTCGGGcggttttaaaacatttccagcTTGTACTCCAAAAAAATAGAAATCCttaaaaagagagtgagagagggagagagagagagagggagagagagggaacataCAAAACAAGCCACATGCAGCATCCCAGGTCATAAAAATTAATATGAAAAGGCAAAGCCGACCGAATACATAAGTTGGGAGGGAAAATTGAGGTGTTGGGTGATTTGCTGtgcagacatgaaaaaaacatcaagcaaaggaaggggaaaaagtGGGCTGTCAAAATGTGCCTTTAAGCAGTGATTATGCAGAATACGTACCGGTGGAGTAGGGAGACACGTTCGGCGCATCGCCTCGGAGCTcgcgctgctgctgctgatggtgTTACTGTGTCTGGGGGAAGAGCAGGAAGACGAGGCAGCGTTGGAAGTCAAAGTGGacgaggaagaagaagaggaagaatgcaAATTGGAGTACTTGGGTTCGGCTAAACTGGTGTGTGGCATGGCAAACGCCTGCTTGCTGTTCAgagacatcatcatcatatttGCAGGCGACCGAGCCTCGGCAAGTTCCTTT
This window harbors:
- the pou4f2 gene encoding POU domain, class 4, transcription factor 2; amino-acid sequence: MMMMSLNSKQAFAMPHTSLAEPKYSNLHSSSSSSSSTLTSNAASSSCSSPRHSNTISSSSASSEAMRRTCLPTPPSNIFGGLDESLLARAEALAAVDIVSQTKSHHHHPPHHSPFKPDATYHTMNTLPCTSSSSSSPISHPSALAGHHHHHHHHHHQPHQALEGDLLDHITPGLALAGAMAGPDGSVVSTPAHPAHMAGMNHMHQAAINMAHAHGLPSHMGCMSDVDADPRDLEAFAERFKQRRIKLGVTQADVGAALANLKIPGVGSLSQSTICRFESLTLSHNNMIALKPILQAWLEEAEKSHREKLNKPELFNGAEKKRKRTSIAAPEKRSLEAYFAIQPRPSSEKIAAIAEKLDLKKNVVRVWFCNQRQKQKRMKYSACV